One window from the genome of Moorena sp. SIOASIH encodes:
- a CDS encoding NYN domain-containing protein has translation MSCSSPLAILLVDGYNVIGSWSFLKNTRDRDGLMSSRQELIETLANYSAFVGYDTEIVFDAHSLNTPNSREVITNHLSVYYTDFGETADTYIEKFCASYRTNLVKPTKRLIVATSDRAEQLTVVGYGAQCMSSQQLLSDVEFTARRTRRKYRPQKSSSGRFLVNSLDAKAQQRLEQLRNSIK, from the coding sequence ATGTCCTGTTCTTCACCGCTGGCTATTTTACTAGTTGATGGCTATAACGTCATTGGCTCTTGGTCTTTCCTGAAAAATACCCGTGATCGTGATGGTCTCATGAGTTCTCGCCAAGAGTTAATTGAGACCCTAGCCAATTACAGTGCCTTTGTCGGCTATGACACTGAGATTGTCTTTGATGCTCACTCACTCAATACCCCTAACAGTCGTGAGGTGATAACTAATCACTTATCGGTTTACTACACCGATTTCGGGGAGACAGCAGACACTTACATCGAAAAATTTTGCGCCTCCTATAGAACCAATCTTGTTAAACCCACTAAACGTCTGATCGTCGCTACCTCAGATCGGGCAGAGCAATTGACAGTTGTGGGGTATGGTGCTCAATGCATGTCTTCCCAGCAGTTGCTCAGCGATGTTGAATTCACAGCTCGTCGAACCCGCCGCAAATATCGACCACAGAAATCCTCTAGTGGTCGTTTTTTAGTCAATTCCTTGGATGCCAAGGCTCAGCAGCGCCTAGAGCAGTTGCGCAATAGTATCAAGTAA
- a CDS encoding 4a-hydroxytetrahydrobiopterin dehydratase, with protein MAQLLSDAEIKAKASQLEDWSVEGKTLRSNKTFKGFVEAIAFVNKLVDPSEAAGHHPDLEISYNKVTITLTTHDSGGLTSKDFDLAQVISELG; from the coding sequence ATGGCTCAACTACTCAGTGATGCAGAAATTAAAGCCAAGGCAAGTCAGCTAGAAGACTGGAGTGTGGAAGGGAAAACCCTGCGTAGTAATAAGACATTCAAGGGTTTTGTAGAAGCGATCGCGTTTGTTAATAAACTTGTTGACCCATCTGAAGCTGCAGGACACCATCCTGACCTAGAGATTTCCTACAATAAGGTAACGATTACTCTAACCACTCATGATAGTGGTGGCTTAACCTCAAAAGATTTTGACCTAGCGCAAGTTATTTCAGAGTTGGGTTAA
- a CDS encoding energy-coupling factor ABC transporter ATP-binding protein, giving the protein MNQPAIQVREVGFNWPKGGTVLQSCSLEVPKGEFWMLLGTNGSGKSTLLRLLAGLLSPQSGDIYLAGSAGFVFQNPDHQLVMPTVGADVAFGLVAEKLSMAQVQARVKEALAAVNLLELERRPIYALSGGQKQRIAIAGAIARQCEILLLDEPTALLDPDTQMDLVSQVRNLVKSRGLTAIWVTHRLDELDYCDGAFLLDQGRVIDQGEPERLKQRLVSHNH; this is encoded by the coding sequence ATGAATCAACCAGCAATTCAAGTAAGAGAGGTTGGCTTCAACTGGCCTAAAGGGGGGACAGTTTTGCAATCTTGCTCCCTGGAAGTCCCTAAGGGGGAATTTTGGATGCTCTTGGGAACCAATGGCAGTGGTAAATCAACCTTACTTAGATTACTGGCTGGTTTATTGTCCCCCCAATCCGGTGACATTTACCTAGCCGGTTCAGCAGGTTTTGTTTTCCAGAATCCTGATCATCAGCTAGTGATGCCTACCGTAGGTGCCGATGTAGCCTTTGGACTGGTAGCCGAAAAACTGTCCATGGCTCAAGTTCAAGCCCGGGTAAAAGAGGCTCTAGCTGCGGTGAATTTACTAGAGCTAGAGCGACGACCGATCTATGCCCTCAGCGGTGGTCAGAAGCAGCGAATTGCGATCGCTGGTGCGATCGCAAGACAGTGCGAGATTTTATTGTTAGATGAACCCACTGCCCTACTGGATCCAGATACCCAGATGGATTTAGTGTCACAAGTGCGAAATTTAGTCAAAAGTCGAGGATTGACAGCCATTTGGGTTACCCACCGCTTGGATGAGCTGGATTATTGTGATGGAGCATTTTTGTTAGACCAGGGTCGGGTCATTGACCAAGGTGAACCGGAACGCCTGAAGCAAAGACTGGTAAGTCATAATCACTGA
- a CDS encoding iron uptake porin: MSKLLLKSLLISPAVVGAALALGTNEVQAANKANSLTVESQVTTEAAPLQAVPVKTIAIAAAPTAQEVKDTPVFSTEMGSSLGEGTSLTLKADTLVPKVGVPEAETKIAQAVPSASDNSQLLNQIQRYGKEGSNSQDQVTSVSQLRDVSPGDWAYEALRSLVERYGCIAGYPNRTFRGNRATTRYEFAAGLNACLNQIERLIAASTADFITREDLETLQRLIQEFEAELATLGARVDNLEGRVAFLEDHQFSTTTKLEGEVIFALTNNFGDFGEDDNNQVVFGDRVRLVLDTSFTGEDSLVTRLSAGNLNAFTAGGEITPELTQTFNTEIDGTGDGNDIGVDWLAYYGDIPIGPFGQVSTYIAAFGGRHDDYVPTLNPYFQDFDGGSGSLSTFSQQNPIYRIGGGAGLGVSFQLGLLESVIGPSTITLGYLAGNASDPDEGAGLFNGDYSALGQLNFNVNDRIGVGFTYVHGFHKEESAIFSKGAGTDGIVGTRAANLNQEALLASRINDSADKVTNSYGAELAFRLTDKISFSGFFNYTDVIVIGEGGGEIWSYGGGLAFPDFGKEGSVLGFFGGAVPYSDLNEIETPIHIEGFYKYQLSDNISITPGVIWVINPEQSDDNDDAVIGTIRTTFTF, encoded by the coding sequence ATGTCTAAACTACTGTTGAAGTCCCTACTGATAAGTCCTGCTGTAGTGGGTGCTGCTCTCGCCCTTGGTACCAATGAGGTACAGGCAGCCAACAAGGCCAACTCGTTAACAGTTGAGAGTCAAGTTACTACGGAAGCTGCCCCACTTCAAGCTGTCCCAGTAAAGACAATTGCGATCGCGGCGGCACCCACTGCCCAAGAAGTTAAGGATACGCCAGTTTTTTCCACGGAGATGGGCTCCAGCTTGGGTGAGGGAACATCATTAACTTTAAAGGCCGATACCCTAGTTCCTAAGGTAGGCGTACCCGAGGCAGAAACAAAAATAGCCCAAGCCGTACCCTCAGCCTCAGATAACAGCCAGCTGTTAAATCAAATTCAACGCTACGGTAAAGAAGGTAGTAACAGCCAAGATCAGGTAACTAGTGTTTCCCAACTGCGGGATGTTTCCCCTGGAGACTGGGCTTATGAAGCTCTGCGTAGTCTGGTAGAGCGCTACGGTTGTATCGCTGGTTACCCAAACCGCACCTTCCGTGGCAACCGTGCTACCACCCGTTACGAATTTGCGGCTGGCTTGAACGCTTGTTTGAACCAGATTGAGCGTTTAATTGCTGCTAGTACTGCTGACTTTATTACCCGTGAAGACTTAGAAACGCTCCAACGGCTGATTCAAGAGTTTGAGGCAGAACTGGCTACCCTCGGAGCACGGGTCGATAACCTCGAAGGTCGAGTCGCATTCCTAGAGGATCACCAATTCTCCACTACTACCAAACTAGAAGGGGAAGTCATATTCGCCCTGACCAATAACTTTGGTGATTTTGGGGAAGATGACAATAACCAAGTTGTCTTTGGTGACAGGGTTCGTTTAGTTCTCGACACCAGCTTCACTGGTGAGGACAGTTTGGTAACTCGTCTGAGTGCTGGTAACCTGAATGCCTTCACAGCGGGGGGTGAGATTACCCCAGAACTCACACAGACCTTTAACACTGAGATTGATGGTACTGGTGACGGAAACGATATAGGGGTTGACTGGTTAGCCTATTACGGTGACATTCCTATTGGTCCGTTTGGTCAAGTATCAACTTACATTGCTGCCTTTGGTGGTCGGCATGATGATTACGTTCCTACACTCAATCCCTATTTCCAAGACTTCGATGGTGGTAGTGGCTCTCTATCCACGTTTTCTCAACAAAACCCCATCTATCGGATTGGTGGTGGTGCTGGTTTAGGGGTTAGCTTCCAACTTGGTTTACTAGAGAGCGTGATTGGACCAAGTACTATCACACTGGGTTACCTAGCTGGGAATGCTTCAGATCCTGATGAAGGGGCAGGTCTGTTCAATGGTGACTATTCTGCCTTGGGTCAGTTGAACTTCAATGTCAACGACCGGATTGGTGTGGGCTTTACTTACGTCCATGGTTTCCATAAAGAGGAGAGTGCCATATTCAGCAAAGGCGCGGGAACAGATGGTATCGTAGGTACTCGTGCTGCCAACTTGAATCAAGAAGCACTTCTTGCTAGTCGTATAAATGATTCAGCTGACAAGGTAACCAACTCCTACGGAGCAGAATTAGCGTTTCGCCTCACCGACAAGATTTCCTTTAGTGGATTTTTCAACTACACCGATGTGATTGTCATTGGTGAAGGAGGTGGTGAAATTTGGAGTTACGGCGGTGGTTTAGCCTTCCCTGATTTTGGAAAAGAAGGTAGTGTGTTAGGTTTCTTTGGTGGTGCAGTCCCCTATTCGGATTTGAATGAGATTGAGACCCCAATTCACATAGAAGGCTTCTACAAGTATCAGCTATCCGATAATATCTCTATCACTCCTGGTGTGATCTGGGTGATTAATCCAGAGCAGAGTGATGATAATGATGATGCTGTGATTGGTACCATCAGAACCACATTCACGTTCTAG
- the psbD gene encoding photosystem II D2 protein (photosystem q(a) protein): MTVAVGRAPSTRGWFDILDDWLKRDRFVFVGWSGILLFPCAYMALGGWLTGTTFVTSWYTHGLASSYLEGCNFLTVAVSSPPNSLGHSLLLLWGPEAQGDLTRWFQLGGLWSFVAFHGAFGLIGFMLRQFEIARLVGIRPYNAIAFSAPIAVFVSVFLMYPLGQSSWFFAPSFGVAGIFRFILFLQGFHNWTLNPFHMMGVAGVLGGALLCAIHGATVENTLFQDGDKANTFRAFNPTQAEETYSMVTANRFWSQIFGIAFSNKRWLHFFMLFVPVTGLWMSAVGIVGLALNLRAYDFVSQEIRAAEDPEFETFYTKNILLNEGLRAWMAPADQPHQNFEFPEEVLPRGNAL, encoded by the coding sequence ATGACAGTAGCAGTAGGACGCGCCCCCAGCACCAGAGGATGGTTTGACATCCTCGACGACTGGCTCAAGCGCGATCGCTTTGTATTCGTTGGCTGGTCCGGCATTCTGTTGTTCCCCTGTGCCTACATGGCTTTGGGGGGCTGGCTAACTGGCACTACCTTTGTCACCTCTTGGTACACCCACGGCTTAGCGTCTTCCTACCTCGAAGGCTGCAACTTCCTGACCGTAGCAGTATCCTCTCCTCCCAACAGCCTGGGACACTCCCTGCTGCTGTTGTGGGGACCAGAAGCTCAAGGAGACTTGACCCGCTGGTTCCAACTAGGAGGGTTGTGGAGCTTTGTGGCATTCCACGGAGCGTTTGGTCTAATTGGGTTCATGCTGCGGCAATTTGAAATTGCGCGTCTAGTAGGCATCAGACCCTACAACGCGATCGCATTCAGTGCGCCGATTGCAGTATTTGTCAGCGTGTTCCTGATGTACCCGTTGGGACAGTCCAGCTGGTTCTTTGCTCCCAGCTTCGGAGTAGCGGGTATCTTCCGTTTCATCCTGTTCCTGCAAGGCTTCCACAACTGGACACTGAATCCCTTCCATATGATGGGCGTAGCCGGGGTACTAGGTGGTGCTCTGCTGTGTGCCATTCATGGGGCAACGGTGGAAAATACCCTGTTCCAGGATGGGGACAAAGCCAACACCTTCCGGGCGTTCAACCCGACCCAAGCGGAAGAGACCTACTCAATGGTCACCGCTAACCGCTTCTGGTCTCAAATCTTCGGGATTGCCTTCTCCAACAAGCGCTGGTTACACTTCTTCATGTTGTTTGTGCCAGTAACAGGCTTGTGGATGAGTGCAGTGGGAATTGTAGGTTTAGCATTGAACCTGCGAGCCTATGACTTCGTGTCCCAGGAAATCCGAGCAGCAGAAGACCCAGAGTTTGAAACCTTCTACACTAAGAACATTTTGCTGAACGAGGGTCTGCGGGCTTGGATGGCTCCAGCAGACCAACCTCACCAAAACTTTGAGTTCCCTGAGGAAGTACTGCCTCGCGGTAACGCTCTGTAA